The window ATAGATCAAATGTCAATAATTGAGTTCTTGGCGAATggaaaatttgaaattcaagaaATGGGACCCACCCTGCATGTATTTGATTGGCTGCAAGGGAATTCAAAGGCTGTAACAAAAAATGGGTCCCTAACAACATACACCACAAATTTGGGGAGCCTCTCCTCCACAAATTAATTTTGACTTTTTTCAATCTAAAATCTAGTGGTCTTCTTTTGTACATAAAAAAAGTTATTGTACCAATTTGGACCACtagaaaaattaatatataaatataatatatttaatattatatgaAAAATTAAACATTAATTTAAGTTTTCATGACATCATTGAGTAGGTTTATTATATGACGATTTtatgaatatttatctgtgagacgacggatcaactctactaatattcacagtaaaaaagtaatatctttataataaaagataatattttttcatggatgactcaattagatatttgtctcacaaaatacgacccgtgagaccgtctcacacaaaattTTGTCCAATTTTATATAGTCTTGTCAAGAAAATATGTGATACATAATTTCACTTTAAAgtgaaatatataaataaatttccaatttataattttctttggtatacaaattttaaatgaatttcaaatgtagTTCATATCATGTTATATATAATctcaatattaattattatggaTTTGAAACAGAGACAAAAAGTGTGCCATTCGAACGAAAGATTTGAACTGAAACTATGATATGATGTGCTTGAAATATATCAAAACGACACAAAAAATAATTAGTTGAAATTCGAAATTCATTATCTACTTAGATTACCAAgtaaaccaacaattttgttaTCATGAATTTTAAATCTTCAAATTCAAATCCACATGTTGGAATTTAAATGTAAGAATTTGTTAAAAACACAGATAAAACGTCTAAATTTACTCCAATTATTACACGACAAAATCATCTATACCAAGATATGAATCAGGGGTAAAACAGTAATTTAACATGCGAACTTCTTTCCATTTATGCTTCTCTCTCCCTGCTTTTAACAAAATTCTCGAGTGTATAATATACACATACAGACTCATTCCTAGCAAGTGGCACACAGCTCAATGTAGGATCACTTTCGAATCGATTCCAAGGAAAAATGGCTTCATCGGCAAGGACCAAGATCAGCAAACTCTTCAGTATCACGCCCTCTGGAGCGCGGCGCCGATCGTCGTCTTTCTCGACCTCCGCCGCCGTTGCGGTCGATTCGCGGCCGCTACCGTCCCCGGAGGAGGTGTTGAATGGGTCGAGGTTACTGGGGTTGGTTAAGGAGTACGAGGATTATCGAAGGAATCTCTACGGTGGGCTGACGCATAAGGCTTTGTTTGTTGATGCTGTGGGTACTCTACTTGTTCCTTCTCAACCCATGGCCCAGGTTCCTttctttcttttccttttttttccctttttgctTGATTTTTAGCAATTTTATGTACCATATGtgatctttttttttattttttggtcgGGATGTGATTTCTAATTCATTTAATGGTTTATAATGACGAAAAAATAATCTCGAGGTACGAgagtttcaatttttctttGTGTGCGACTTGCATGAGATGCTTGGGCAAATCAACTGTTTTGTGTGCATGAATTATGATTATTATTGGGGTTGAGGGGTCAAAAAAACGTTTTcctaaatgattattttttaaaaaaatattaactttAATTATATGGAAACAGGCCATTTCCGCTTTCATAAATTCCTTTTAGCACTGTTGTACAAATTTATCACATGatttacttttgatgttttggCGGATTTTTTGTTCAATCCTTCGCATCTACTAAATCATGTTATGGATAATTTCTTCTTGGTATTTCGCACAATCAGTTTTTGTTGGCATTTAAGTTCCATTTAGAGTGGCCCTTGTGCCTCCTCCATCTGTTTTTATTGGCATTTAAGCTCCATATTTTACTGAAATTTCTTGTTGTGATCCAGATTTACAGGGAGGTTGGTGAAAAGTATGGAGTGGAGTACTCAGAAGTTGAGATACTAAACAGATATAGGCGTGCTTATGGTCAGCCTTGGGGTAAATCTCGCCTCAGGTCTTATTCTCTTCTCCATAACATTTTTCAATTCCCCTTAATTGTAAGCGAAACAGCAGCCAGCCATAAGGGTGTTGATTAGTTATATTGTCTTGTTTGAACTAAATATTGCAGCTTTGTTATCATCATAATTCGAGGTGGATTCAGATTTGGGATTCATTTTATCCTTCGTATTTGAGAGTCGTGTGTGGAGTTGTTAGTGTTTTCGTCTTCCCAATTGGTCTGAATGAAAGATTTTAATGAGACTAAGTAGAATAAAAAAACCAAACCGAATCTTTTTCACTTTTCCATTCATTTCCTCTCTCTTTTGTTCTCCTATTCATTCAAGCTTCTATTTCCACGATTAACTTTCTGAGGCTTGCACGTCGATCTTGCTATATTTTATTGCATAGTTTAGGTTACTAATGCTAGTTTTAAATATTCCTTAGTTCATTGAGTCCAATTTCGTGCACCATAACATCAATGGACACCCTTATCGAGTAGGCTTGCTTTGTTTTGGAAGTGCATGAAGACATTTACTTTTGCTTGCAGATATGTTGATGACGGGAGACCATTTTGGCAGTTCATAGTCAGTTATTCAACCGGTTGTTCAGATTCGCAGTATTTCGAGGAGCTATATGATTATTATACCACTGAAAAGGTTCGCCTGTAAACTGCAAATGTTGTTTCTGCTTTAAATTCATCAATTTAATTCGTTCTATAAACAGTACGGTTTAtttttgtttgttattgtttcTTGGACAGGCTTGGCACCTATGCGATCCAAATGCCGAGAGAGTTTTCCATTCTCTTCGAAAATGTGGAGTAAAAGTGGCTGTAGTATCTAATTTTGATACCCGGTTACGGCCATTGTTAAGAGCTCTCAAATGTGATCACTGGTTTGATGCTGTGGCTGTGTCAGCTGAAGTAAGTGGAAGTGACTCTTTTTTGTGTTTCCATACATTAAGGTTCTTAATATATGAAAACATAATTCCTATCCGAATCAGGTCGAAGCTGAGAAGCCAAACCCCACGATATTTTTGAAAGCTTGTGAGTTACTGGGTGTACAGCCTGAGGATGCTGTGCATGTCGGTGATGATCGTAGAAACGACATATGGGGTGCTAGAGATGCTGGTTGCGATGCTTGGCTTTGGGGAAGTGATGTTAATTCCTTTGAAGAGGTATATATCTCAATTATTTTTCAGCCAATGTTTCTGTTTCTACTTTCTAGTCTTAGGCAAGCGTTTTTGGAACATGTTGTTATTAAAGAAATGGTATTTTTGGTTTGCTTTGTTTAAAAGAAACACTTGGAAAgccgaaaataagaaaacagaTTATATTGTTATTAGGATTCCTGCATTGGCTGCTTTTCAAAAtacataatataaaaaatgGAGACAGATAGTATGATATAGGTATTTTGCTTCAACTTCTGTTTGGAAAAGATAAGAAAATCTCGTTTGCAATCATTGAACTGCTTTGTTTTCTCTCCTTTTTTTTGGTGTTAAAAGTTGGGCATTTCTGTATCTGAATTCACCGCTCCTCTTTCAGAACTAGTTATTTTTCTCGAGTAACGATATACCTAGTAGATAATGCACATTTTGTGCCAAATTCTTAGAGACTTCGAtaacatgatttgatttgtaaTCTTGTTCCCACGAGATTTTGTATGACGAAATATATCGATGAACAACTGGACTTCTTGTTTTGGGATACAGGTTGCTCAGAGAATAGGAGTTCTGGTCTGAAACTGGTTTCTTGTTTTACCAGAAACATGTGGAGATGCAGTTGTTGGTATTGTATGAAGCGTTCGATCCTTGGAATGGTTTCATTGTATATATTTTGGTGTCTTCGTTACTTTTCAATGTGTTGTAAGGGAGAAATGTCAAGGACAGAGGTCATTTTTGTATAATATATGCAACAAATGGAATGTGGGCAGAATCAGAGTCAAATCTAACTGTGGTTGCTAATGGCTATGCGTGCCTCCGGGGTGTATAGATCTCTCGGTATAGCGTAGCCATAACCAATGGAGTGGTGGTAGAACCAGAGACAAAGCTAACAGTGGCTAAAGGGATGACCTTATCTTGCAAAAAGAATCAAATTTTATGCTTCGTTTTTTACAATGGAAATTCTCATAAGTTTATTTAGCACTCAAATCATATTTCCATTTCGCCTCTCTTTCAGTTGACGTGCTTATAACTAGACTTTAGTTGGCTTTGCGATCTGCATGGAtcgttttatttatttattcgagTTGAGGAGAAAATATTACAATTAAGTCTCAAACACGAGATCTCATTCCAAGTTgaggttttttttttcctgtGTCACGGATTATATTATTTATCTTTTTTCCAAGTTTTCATGGGTTGAATATAATATATCTCGAAGGTTCTGATGATTCCTCCTTCAATTTCCAAAATCGCATCTAGaggaaaatatgaaaatataaaaGTGATGACGACTGAACCAGTGGCTATAATGACGTCATTCATATCAAGACCTTTCATGTTTTTGTATGGTATTTGATCAAGAAAAGGAATATCGACAAGTTGGAGgaaaaacatataaaaaaaaaatgcatgCGGGTGGGAGAAAATGAGAGACCACATTTGGTATGAATTCCAATGACAGTGAGTTCCCATTCTTATATATTTAGTTTACTTAAACTAATTAAAActtatattttaataatgagaataaaattacattttttataatattatatgtaaattattattttattattatataatcaaTAGTAACTATtacttaatattatttattaatattataatattaagaGATAGATTTAGATtagttaaaataaataaaaataaatttataataattaattgaggatcaataattaatattttattataaaaattattacaaagcagttattattttaaatttttattttgaaaatatttgattattaaatataatttcttttctttcttttttcatgTCTTGATGAACAAATCATGAAATCAAATAAATCTAccatttcattttttatttttattcatatcCTAATTTGTTTCATTCCAATGTGCCAAtgatatcttttttttttccccgaatattttaagttttggtgaTTTAACAAAACTGGTGATCCAACATAtaataacagagtttaacataaCTGGATTCAAGAAGGAAAATTGAATATTCATAAGAATAAGTTTTTAAAGGAGTCTGTCTAACTGATTACAGAACCAAACTGACAAAACATTCGAATGATACTAATAGCCAAACCGATTAAATGATATTGATGAAACCCAACTGATAGTCTATCTAAATCGTTCAGTCAGTACAAATCCAAACATTCCTTGAAGAATCAATATAATCAGTGATAAAGGATCGAAGCACTCCTAAACGAGCGGATAAAGTTTTTTATACCAGCAGTCACTGAATCTTAGTGTAATATCGAGTTCCTATGCACTACTAGAACATGTTGGAAAGGACGATGTCATGGCAATGACGACATGACAATGACGAAATCTGTATTTGaaaacatatatattattttaaaaagattaCCATTATAGATTAAGCTATAAATAGATCTGTTGATAAGTTCTGAAGGTTACACAGTTACGTAAACAATCTCTGGAGTTTTGAAAACTAATTGAGCTTCTTTGAAAAAGGCTTCTGCGAGCCAAATTGAAAATCCAACATACATTGATAGTAATTAACTGATCATTGTGAGGATCAAATTTGTGTTTAGAATTTCTTTGTGAAATCTGTGATATTGAGAGTAAGAAGTTTTACTGCTCAAACAATTTTAGATTGAAgtttactaagagtttcagctaGGCAGTGTTAAGTCCTACTGAAGTGAGTAATTTCAAATTGCTTATAactatcaaagtcttttagtacaATATTTCTGTGAAGAAGAAATGGTAAATTAGAAatattgaaatctccgaacatccagaaacaactttGAACACACTTAATTCTCAGTTTATCTACCTTAAATATTATTCAGCAGACTCAATAGAATCCAACTGAGTTTCTAGATAAGACATATAACGTTCGAAAAACCAACATATATAAACCACATTcatacaaaataattttaattgctTTATTGTTTTATGTAATTGTTGTTAATTGCTTGcatgatatatattatatgattaaatgcaTGATTGCATAATTAAATGCTAATATTACATGATTACATTAAATTAAGGATTTCACCCGAATATTCGATCAAGGAAAAGGAGACCggagacgaccaagacaagaatatgtagTTTTCTTTAATTAATGGAAATGCTTCATAATCTGATTTAATTGTCttaaaaatgttggagttcgaattattttaggagtcgagctcgattttggGCAAACTAgaagttttaaaagatcaaaaatattattttatagaaACTTATTTTACAAACTTttatgctttaattaaataagagCTATTGAgctcaatttaattaaattaagtaagtccaattacccttaagcttgcaagcccaaaaccaaagctcattaatatgttaattaaattataaataagtgtCCTAGGTTTTCTAAACCTCACAAAATCACACCATCAGCAGCCGTgaaacacaacacacacacacacttcagatttttgaaaattatgagGAGAAAAAAaggcttgtgttcttcgtcgtccggttGTCCAACGTCGCACCCTCGTCGAAAATCGTATATTTGAGATTTATAAACACAAAGGCACGTTTCCTAAACCTTTTCAAACAACAtataaatcataatatgtgtgttttaattgattatgcatgaaaaatagtGGGGTTCGATTATTTTACGATATGTTacgtattttcaaagttttaacGATTTCGCGCTTGTTTTGAAAACGTTTTTGAATCCAACGAGTACGCtaccaaaacatgataaaatatgattaaaatatgAGCAAAACATGACAATTTTAACAAGAAAATAATGCTGGAACCGAAGGGAAAAATTCAGAATAGGAACGTGGGTGTGGGTGGATTGTACAATTCTAGGAACTCGGTTTTCATGCATGGGCACAGGTGGCTCGACCTAGTACTAGGTTGGGTCCTAAGGGTCATGGTTAGGtcctaggaagagtcctagcatggctaggactcgtgTATCAGGCTGGGGAATAGTCCACGAAAGCTAGGACTCTCCCCAAGCTCTTTCTCGAGCGGCTACTGTACAAGGGGCTGCGGCTCGGTTTGTGTattgcccaaattcagtacacgtataactcatgcatttGATTAGTCattaaagtatttatttaaattttaaaatgagtctaagtagtgcatgatttatttaaatgcattattttaaattaattatttttatgtgatgaacgttaaaataatttttcgagtttcatgtttcaggcgattattcgaggcgggatccaGGAAAAGACCGGGGATGATTCTTGGCAAATTTAAatatgcggtattttattttaaaagctaggaaggggcattttaaataatttatttagtttagcattttaaagccttatttatgtgtttagttatttaagagtttaaaacttttaaaattagcattttgtgtgcattattttaatagagGGATTTTAGTAAAGTTTAAAGGGggtagtattttaaatagttttatttattatttaattaagcaatttactCCCTAAATTCctattaacacacacacacacacacattattTCACACACTACTTATCagctaaacacacacacactatcacaattcacattttttattttaaaactagggttcttcctACTCTAGTGCAGCCGCCCCTCCTCCACTAgatttccagcaagtttcgtGTATTTTGTGACAAGAAAATCGTTGCataatcgtcccggatcaacctcgcttctatctccgcttcagTGACGCCGTATCGGTAATGTTTGATATCATAAGGCACatataatctctcttttctaCGTAGATCATGTGatagtatgtgttgcgttgtttttatgcgtaaaatccatgtgtgatgtgtagTAGTTTGGGCAGGAAATTTATCGATGCATTTTGCAATAGTTTTTAGATCTTAAATCCCGTTTTTCACTGTATTTTGGGTTACTGAGATTTTTCAGTCAAgaatctgagaaaactttcaacgcaaAAAATGTAGAAccttttgataccttcgatttgatataaaattcgaattatttggataaaaattgaatgagttatggcgtttttcgtgggactgctcaaactgcgacttttacgtaaattgtgttcttgaagtttatttgttgcaggcttcgttggggatcaacgggcgatcgttgctgcatgTAGGTATATTGTTATTGATGTGGGGATGGTTATTGATATTTCGTTTCGTGTCGTTAGGCATTTGGGAGATTGAATAGTCGTTTATAACCGTTTTGTTGTCAAAGATCGTGTTTACGAGTTTAGTGTGTACTTATAATTGTGGGGTTGTTTTGGAGACTTTTGGGAGGTTAAGTGGAGTCGAGTCAACGCCCTAGTATCCTAGGACGGGCCTCGAAGCGTTGTTCACTATCGGTGTGATCGAATTTGGGGAGATTAAGTTTCTAAGTCGTGGAGCACAGTgcactcggcgcccgagcggtaatttcttaccgcccgagcgccaccccttCGGTTCAGTGTAGGCATCCAGTAgacctggcgcccgagcggtaatatatTACCGCCCAAGCGCGGaccctggcgcccgagcggtatagttccaccacccgagcgccaccccttctgtccaaatattatgttctttcttcttttaaaattctaatagtgagttcatgtcttttatggttgggaaatgttcacacggcatcttagagtttgtttcggggtttgatgtcctggttagtatgattaaacgaggtcaattCCCGAGTGATTTAGAATGCcataagctatttatgcacTTCAGTTGTGaactcgagtacctacgtctaagttatgcaagttaagtgttgaaagtcatgttagtgtgcagcagcggccccaaatgaaatccaacgaatccctcaacgccaagtaagtatgttgacgtgcaagaaaatattttatttttgaggtatgct is drawn from Primulina eburnea isolate SZY01 chromosome 10, ASM2296580v1, whole genome shotgun sequence and contains these coding sequences:
- the LOC140802946 gene encoding uncharacterized protein, with protein sequence MASSARTKISKLFSITPSGARRRSSSFSTSAAVAVDSRPLPSPEEVLNGSRLLGLVKEYEDYRRNLYGGLTHKALFVDAVGTLLVPSQPMAQIYREVGEKYGVEYSEVEILNRYRRAYGQPWGKSRLRYVDDGRPFWQFIVSYSTGCSDSQYFEELYDYYTTEKAWHLCDPNAERVFHSLRKCGVKVAVVSNFDTRLRPLLRALKCDHWFDAVAVSAEVEAEKPNPTIFLKACELLGVQPEDAVHVGDDRRNDIWGARDAGCDAWLWGSDVNSFEEVAQRIGVLV